A single window of Caldimicrobium thiodismutans DNA harbors:
- a CDS encoding glycoside hydrolase family 57 protein — MLYIIFYFQVHQPFRVSKYSFFDIGTSKSYFDEELNRFVFNKVAEKCYLPANQLFKELILRSEGRFKISYSITGTFLEQAKNYRPEVFESFIELLQTGGVELINETYYHSLASIFDLDEFLEQVSEHFEIMEREFGYKPSVFRNTELIYFDKLSDVLLNFPHIKTILIEGADKILMGDSPLYPRLSYNHAHLLLLKHYKLSDDIAFRFSDRGWAEYPLTAEKYVQWVRELPLSEREGRNLYLGLFMDYETFGEHQWKESGIFEFTRRVIELLLKEREISFLFPSEVHSTLNYTLRGLSVPTPTSWADTERDLSAWLSNPLQWNAMKTAFELLRKAKIQGKKDLIAPLKYLTTSDHFYYMCIKYFQDGDVHKYFSPYDLPDNAYKYYMNILADIEEKLEA; from the coding sequence ATGCTTTATATTATCTTCTATTTTCAGGTTCATCAGCCCTTTCGGGTCTCTAAATACTCCTTTTTTGACATAGGAACTTCTAAATCATACTTTGATGAAGAGCTTAACAGGTTTGTCTTTAACAAGGTAGCTGAAAAGTGCTACCTTCCTGCCAACCAGCTTTTTAAGGAGCTTATTCTTAGATCTGAAGGGAGATTTAAAATCTCCTATAGTATCACAGGCACCTTCCTTGAGCAAGCCAAGAACTATCGCCCTGAGGTCTTTGAATCTTTCATAGAGCTCCTTCAAACAGGTGGGGTTGAATTAATTAATGAGACCTATTACCATTCCTTAGCCAGCATTTTTGATCTTGATGAATTTTTAGAGCAAGTTTCAGAACACTTTGAAATTATGGAGAGGGAATTTGGATATAAACCAAGTGTCTTCCGCAATACGGAGCTTATTTATTTTGACAAACTCTCTGATGTGCTTCTCAACTTTCCCCACATTAAAACCATACTTATTGAAGGGGCTGATAAAATTCTTATGGGAGACTCCCCCCTTTATCCCAGACTTTCATACAATCATGCCCACCTTTTGCTACTTAAACATTACAAACTCTCTGATGATATTGCCTTTCGCTTTAGTGATCGGGGTTGGGCTGAATATCCCCTAACTGCAGAAAAGTATGTCCAGTGGGTTAGAGAACTTCCCCTTTCAGAAAGGGAAGGACGAAATCTTTACTTAGGTCTTTTTATGGATTATGAAACCTTTGGAGAGCATCAGTGGAAAGAAAGCGGAATCTTTGAATTTACGCGGAGAGTCATTGAACTACTCCTTAAAGAGCGAGAAATTTCCTTCCTTTTTCCCTCGGAGGTGCATTCAACCTTAAATTATACCCTACGGGGGCTTTCAGTTCCAACTCCTACCTCTTGGGCAGATACAGAAAGAGACCTTTCCGCCTGGCTTTCCAATCCCCTTCAGTGGAATGCCATGAAAACTGCCTTTGAGCTCTTGCGCAAAGCCAAAATTCAGGGTAAAAAGGATTTGATTGCACCTTTGAAATACCTTACCACTTCGGATCACTTTTATTACATGTGTATAAAATACTTTCAGGATGGAGATGTTCACAAGTATTTTTCACCCTATGATTTGCCTGATAATGCTTATAAATATTATATGAATATTTTAGCTGATATAGAGGAAAAATTGGAGGCCTGA
- the glgP gene encoding alpha-glucan family phosphorylase, giving the protein MEFKKFFVYPRFPESLEKLVTISYNLWFTWDFDALSLFYRMDAELFRKVKHNPIKFIHLLSKEKIEALAQDRRFLLDLQEIWERFEEYQKKVHPMVSASDLTKGDVIAYFSTEFALHEALPVYAGGLGVLAGDILMGASDLDIPLVGVSLLYNRGYFKQTFDPAGLQKEESDIFDKFLNILREVKDPEGKPLLIELHILDKFYKAKVWKVEVGKRICLFLDTDIPENPPDVRAITEYLYPAEPEKRLKQEILLGMGGYQALRKMGLDPKIYHLNEGHSAFVILSRLKELMLEKGLSYPEAKLFIQETTVFTTHTPLIAGNEHFDTKLVEKYLGPEVSALGLTMEDLTKCGCILGDKSLFWLPALAIRYSRHVNAVSKLHQETTKKMWQPLFEDWLFEEVPIDYVTNGVHWRWLSEPFNDLLKEYVGLDFRFLGPDDPAWDEILNIPDEEVWEAHKKNKQRLINLLNKLLEEELMRGDPQKTSRKWSLPLKRFHLIIGCARRVTGYKRNNLILFDKERLLKILQDTDKPVLFVFAGKAHPKDLEGKKMIQELLDFRAKYQLEDKFVFIENYDLHLARYIIWGSDVWLNNPYRPMEASGTSGMKAAINGVLNLSVLDGWWAEGYDGTNGWAIYPKEGLPPYNYFEANQIYTLLEGEIRNLYYQRDEEGIPREWVQRMKRALYICCKNFSMNRVLLEYLQKFYQPALTQFKTLTAENFALVKRLDAERKILEENWGKIKILSFQTNILGEATWEDSEIEIKVEVEFGDLPKELVTVELVCIKEMGLEEEISKEFTFVPLELEKAENGKAFYSIKYQLYGHGLRKVGVRVVPSNEILRRAYPELIKWY; this is encoded by the coding sequence ATGGAATTTAAAAAATTTTTTGTTTACCCAAGGTTTCCAGAATCCTTAGAAAAACTTGTAACCATTTCCTATAATCTTTGGTTTACCTGGGATTTTGATGCCCTTTCCCTTTTTTACAGGATGGATGCAGAGCTTTTCAGGAAGGTCAAACACAATCCCATTAAATTTATTCACCTTTTATCCAAGGAAAAGATAGAAGCCCTTGCTCAGGACAGAAGGTTTTTACTTGATCTTCAGGAGATCTGGGAACGCTTCGAGGAATATCAGAAAAAGGTTCATCCCATGGTATCTGCATCGGATCTTACCAAAGGGGATGTAATAGCCTATTTTTCTACGGAATTTGCCTTGCATGAAGCCCTCCCAGTTTATGCAGGTGGTTTGGGGGTTCTGGCTGGAGATATTCTTATGGGGGCTTCAGACCTTGATATTCCTTTAGTAGGAGTAAGCCTCCTTTACAATAGAGGCTATTTTAAACAGACCTTTGACCCTGCGGGTCTTCAAAAGGAGGAATCAGATATTTTTGATAAATTTTTAAATATACTCCGTGAAGTTAAAGACCCTGAAGGAAAGCCTCTCCTTATTGAACTCCATATTCTTGACAAATTTTATAAGGCCAAAGTCTGGAAAGTTGAAGTTGGAAAAAGAATCTGTCTTTTTTTAGATACAGATATCCCTGAAAACCCTCCAGATGTAAGGGCCATTACAGAGTATCTTTATCCTGCTGAACCTGAAAAGAGACTGAAACAGGAGATACTTCTTGGTATGGGAGGTTATCAGGCCCTTAGAAAAATGGGACTTGATCCTAAAATTTATCATCTGAATGAGGGGCATTCGGCCTTTGTGATCCTTTCCCGCTTGAAGGAGCTTATGCTGGAAAAGGGCCTCTCTTATCCAGAGGCTAAACTTTTTATTCAGGAAACAACTGTTTTTACTACCCATACTCCCCTTATTGCTGGAAATGAGCACTTTGATACCAAATTGGTTGAAAAATATTTAGGGCCTGAGGTAAGTGCCCTTGGTCTTACTATGGAGGATTTAACCAAGTGTGGCTGTATTCTTGGAGACAAATCCCTCTTTTGGCTTCCTGCCTTGGCTATAAGATATTCTCGGCATGTAAATGCAGTTTCCAAACTCCATCAGGAAACCACAAAAAAGATGTGGCAACCTCTTTTTGAAGACTGGCTTTTTGAGGAAGTGCCTATTGACTATGTAACTAATGGTGTGCACTGGAGATGGTTGAGTGAGCCTTTTAATGATCTCTTGAAGGAGTATGTAGGGCTTGATTTCAGATTTCTTGGCCCGGATGATCCTGCCTGGGATGAAATCTTAAATATTCCCGATGAGGAGGTCTGGGAGGCTCATAAAAAAAATAAACAAAGGCTAATAAATCTTTTGAATAAGCTTCTTGAAGAGGAGTTGATGCGAGGAGATCCCCAAAAGACCTCCCGAAAATGGAGTCTTCCTCTGAAAAGATTCCATCTAATTATCGGATGTGCCAGACGAGTTACAGGCTATAAGAGAAATAATCTCATCCTCTTTGATAAAGAAAGGCTCCTTAAGATCTTGCAGGATACAGATAAACCTGTGCTTTTTGTTTTTGCTGGTAAAGCCCATCCCAAAGATCTGGAAGGTAAAAAGATGATCCAGGAACTTTTAGACTTTAGGGCTAAATATCAACTTGAAGACAAATTTGTTTTTATAGAAAACTATGACCTCCATTTAGCAAGATACATTATTTGGGGATCAGATGTTTGGTTAAACAATCCTTACAGGCCAATGGAGGCAAGTGGAACCTCAGGTATGAAGGCTGCTATAAATGGGGTTTTAAACTTAAGTGTTCTGGATGGATGGTGGGCTGAAGGGTATGATGGAACCAATGGTTGGGCTATTTATCCCAAGGAGGGGCTTCCTCCCTATAATTATTTTGAGGCTAATCAAATTTATACCCTTCTTGAAGGAGAGATTAGAAATCTATATTACCAGAGAGATGAAGAGGGGATACCTCGAGAATGGGTTCAGCGTATGAAAAGGGCTCTGTATATCTGCTGTAAAAACTTTTCCATGAATCGTGTCCTCCTTGAATATTTACAAAAGTTCTATCAACCAGCTCTTACCCAATTTAAAACTCTGACTGCCGAAAATTTTGCTCTGGTCAAAAGACTGGATGCTGAAAGGAAAATTTTAGAAGAAAATTGGGGAAAAATAAAGATTCTTTCCTTTCAAACCAATATTTTAGGGGAGGCCACTTGGGAGGACTCTGAGATTGAGATAAAGGTTGAAGTTGAATTTGGAGATCTTCCCAAAGAACTTGTTACAGTTGAACTTGTTTGTATCAAAGAGATGGGGCTTGAAGAAGAAATAAGTAAAGAATTTACCTTTGTCCCTCTTGAATTAGAAAAGGCAGAAAACGGAAAGGCTTTTTATAGCATTAAATATCAGCTTTATGGACATGGCCTGCGAAAGGTAGGAGTAAGAGTTGTCCCCAGTAATGAGATCTTACGCCGGGCCTATCCTGAATTAATTAAGTGGTATTAA
- a CDS encoding YtxH domain-containing protein, whose protein sequence is MEGKKLPVCLAFLAGAAVGALVALLYAPTSGAELRRKIKEGAEDTTEKLKEKGTYFKEKVSEFKDTAESKFGELKEKAKEVLEEKRVSLSETLEKAKEAVKEKKEELTEKFFKKEEEIS, encoded by the coding sequence ATGGAAGGAAAGAAATTACCAGTCTGTTTAGCCTTTTTAGCTGGAGCTGCGGTGGGAGCCCTTGTGGCCTTACTTTATGCACCAACCAGTGGAGCAGAACTCAGGAGAAAAATCAAGGAAGGTGCTGAAGATACTACTGAAAAGCTTAAAGAAAAAGGAACTTATTTCAAAGAAAAGGTTTCAGAATTTAAGGATACTGCTGAATCTAAATTTGGTGAATTAAAGGAAAAGGCTAAGGAGGTTTTGGAAGAAAAAAGGGTCTCTCTCTCTGAGACGCTGGAAAAGGCTAAAGAAGCTGTGAAGGAGAAAAAAGAGGAGCTAACAGAAAAATTCTTTAAAAAAGAGGAGGAGATCTCTTAG
- a CDS encoding NAD(+)/NADH kinase produces MLNFLFFCKSEIKVPKEFLETIGAFGINLKNPDEVIDNRALSGILVLGGDGTLLKAVPYAYEYDLPILGVNMGKFGFLTEITLEELPQVLKLWVEGSLTFDERTLLEAKYQDKVEVFLNEGAILKGPVGRIITLDLKIDGEEFIEIYGDGLIVSTPTGSTAYNLSAGGPVVHPRVRAMIITPICSFKINHKPFLIPEDSTLEVILKEGEEEVHLLLDGRTNLFIEPKQPVRFHRAKRPLKLVSSPTKSYLTILKEKFTW; encoded by the coding sequence ATGTTAAATTTTCTTTTTTTCTGTAAGAGTGAGATCAAGGTTCCTAAGGAATTTTTAGAAACCATAGGTGCCTTTGGGATAAATCTTAAAAACCCTGATGAAGTAATTGATAACAGAGCTCTATCTGGGATACTTGTCCTTGGAGGCGATGGGACCCTTTTAAAAGCAGTGCCTTATGCCTACGAGTATGACCTTCCCATACTTGGTGTAAATATGGGAAAATTTGGTTTTCTCACAGAGATTACCTTAGAGGAGTTGCCCCAGGTTTTAAAACTCTGGGTAGAAGGCTCGCTCACCTTTGATGAAAGAACTCTTTTAGAGGCAAAATATCAGGATAAAGTTGAGGTCTTTCTAAATGAAGGTGCCATTCTTAAAGGCCCTGTAGGAAGAATAATAACTCTTGATCTTAAAATTGATGGGGAAGAGTTTATTGAGATATATGGAGATGGCCTAATTGTTAGCACTCCTACTGGTTCTACTGCTTACAATCTCTCCGCTGGAGGCCCGGTTGTGCACCCAAGGGTAAGAGCTATGATTATAACCCCCATATGCTCCTTTAAAATAAATCATAAGCCCTTTTTAATCCCTGAAGATTCAACCCTTGAGGTTATATTAAAAGAAGGAGAGGAGGAGGTGCACCTCCTCTTAGATGGAAGAACTAATCTTTTTATTGAACCAAAACAACCTGTGCGTTTCCATAGGGCTAAAAGGCCTCTAAAACTTGTTAGCTCTCCAACTAAATCCTATCTTACTATCTTAAAGGAAAAATTTACCTGGTAA
- the ispG gene encoding flavodoxin-dependent (E)-4-hydroxy-3-methylbut-2-enyl-diphosphate synthase, giving the protein MYPEIKRRKTKEIFVGSVGIGGGNPIRVQSMTNTDTRDIKATLDQIFRLKSAGCEIVRVAIPDERAVSALREIVKESPIPVIADLHFDTSLGEKAVSADVSGIRINPGTFRNKKRLDSLIRACKERGVCIRIGINAGSLESALLKRYGHPTPEAMVESAKNWLEYIVSKHDYYNLKVSLKSSNWWQTVRAYELFSEALDFPLHIGVTEAGGLIPGTIKNTMAVSYLLLKGIGDTVRISLTADPVEEVYVAYEILRNLGLRSLYPDIIACPTCGRCEIDLIRLYEEVSAYAKKLRANLKLAVMGCVVNGPGEAREADLGIAGGKGVGIIFREGKIIQKVKEEELLKAFFEEIEKFLKEHPERINS; this is encoded by the coding sequence ATGTATCCTGAAATAAAGAGAAGAAAAACAAAGGAAATTTTTGTTGGATCTGTTGGCATCGGAGGAGGAAATCCCATTCGCGTTCAGAGTATGACTAATACGGATACCCGTGATATTAAGGCCACCCTTGACCAGATCTTCAGACTTAAGTCTGCTGGATGTGAGATTGTAAGGGTTGCTATTCCTGATGAAAGGGCTGTCTCAGCCTTAAGAGAAATTGTTAAAGAAAGTCCTATCCCAGTTATTGCTGATCTTCATTTTGATACCTCCCTCGGGGAAAAAGCAGTTTCTGCAGATGTTTCAGGAATAAGAATTAATCCAGGAACCTTTAGAAATAAAAAAAGACTTGATTCCCTGATCAGGGCTTGCAAAGAAAGAGGGGTCTGTATAAGAATTGGAATTAATGCAGGATCTCTTGAGAGTGCCCTTTTGAAGAGATACGGACATCCTACACCTGAGGCTATGGTTGAAAGCGCCAAAAACTGGCTTGAATATATAGTTTCCAAGCATGACTATTATAACCTTAAGGTCTCTCTTAAGTCTTCAAACTGGTGGCAAACTGTAAGGGCCTACGAACTCTTTTCTGAGGCATTAGATTTTCCCCTCCATATAGGAGTTACCGAGGCAGGGGGGCTTATACCTGGCACTATTAAAAATACCATGGCAGTAAGCTATCTTCTTCTTAAGGGGATTGGGGATACGGTGCGGATATCTCTTACCGCTGACCCAGTGGAAGAAGTCTATGTAGCCTATGAGATTCTGAGAAATCTTGGATTAAGAAGTCTTTATCCAGACATAATTGCTTGTCCAACCTGCGGAAGGTGTGAAATTGATCTTATACGGCTTTATGAGGAGGTTTCAGCCTATGCAAAAAAATTAAGGGCCAATCTTAAACTTGCAGTTATGGGGTGTGTGGTAAATGGCCCAGGTGAGGCAAGGGAGGCAGATCTCGGAATTGCAGGAGGAAAGGGAGTGGGGATTATCTTCAGGGAAGGAAAAATCATCCAAAAGGTGAAAGAGGAAGAACTCCTTAAAGCCTTTTTTGAAGAGATTGAAAAATTTTTAAAAGAACATCCCGAAAGGATTAACTCTTAA
- the rsmI gene encoding 16S rRNA (cytidine(1402)-2'-O)-methyltransferase, with the protein MTEKSGILYVVALPIGNLKDITLRALEVLKEVDLILAEDTRSFKKLERAYSLSPKEVISFYREVETEKEEKIIELLKEGKKIALCSEAGTPLLSDPGARLVRRAHLEGIKVESIPGPSALTTALSSSGVDLSKGFIFLGFLPRKEKEIKEKLKDLPQGLTLVLFLPPHRFSKTLKILLEILGDRQAFLARELTKYHEELTWSSLSELSKREEIKGESTLIIEGKEEEKGFQPPSLKEEIENLLKKGLKIKEISRRLSQKYGISSKEIYSLAKDIKS; encoded by the coding sequence ATGACTGAAAAATCTGGAATCCTTTATGTGGTTGCCCTTCCCATTGGAAATCTTAAGGATATAACTCTGAGGGCCCTTGAGGTCTTAAAAGAAGTTGATCTTATTCTTGCAGAGGATACAAGGTCCTTTAAAAAACTTGAAAGAGCTTACAGTCTTTCTCCAAAGGAGGTCATAAGTTTTTACAGAGAAGTTGAAACTGAGAAAGAGGAAAAGATAATAGAGCTTTTAAAGGAGGGGAAAAAGATAGCCCTTTGCAGTGAGGCAGGAACTCCTCTGCTTTCAGACCCTGGCGCAAGGCTTGTTAGAAGGGCGCATCTTGAGGGCATAAAGGTAGAGTCCATTCCAGGGCCTTCAGCTTTAACTACTGCCTTATCTTCTTCTGGAGTAGACCTCTCAAAGGGCTTTATATTCCTTGGATTTTTGCCCAGAAAAGAAAAGGAAATTAAAGAAAAACTTAAAGACCTTCCCCAAGGGCTCACTTTAGTGCTTTTTCTTCCCCCCCACAGATTTTCAAAGACCCTTAAAATCCTTCTTGAAATTCTCGGTGATAGACAGGCCTTTCTGGCAAGGGAACTCACTAAATATCACGAGGAACTTACCTGGTCAAGTCTTTCTGAACTCTCAAAAAGAGAAGAAATTAAAGGGGAAAGCACCCTCATTATTGAGGGAAAGGAAGAAGAAAAAGGCTTTCAACCCCCTTCTTTAAAAGAGGAGATAGAGAATCTTCTGAAAAAGGGGCTTAAAATAAAAGAGATTTCAAGGCGTTTAAGCCAGAAATATGGAATCTCTTCAAAGGAAATTTATAGCTTAGCTAAGGATATTAAGAGTTAA
- a CDS encoding ATP-binding protein codes for MEKNLPIGISSFEKIRSEPYYYVDKTPFVAKLVEEGTYYFLSRPRRFGKSLFVDTLKQAFLGRKELFQGLYLEKNWDWSVKYPVIHIDFGGGEVKGIEALEKWILQQLEEHQNLYDITCKWKDDYHACFRELILKLSQKYASKVVVLVDEYDKPILDCIEDRETAKAVRDVLKNFYSVLKPLDAQLKFVFLTGVSKFSKVSLFSGLNQLRDITISREYATICGYTQKELEEVFREELEDKDLELIRCWYNGYSWLGEPVYNPFDVLLYLEEKQFHPYWFETGTPSFLVKLLMEKRFYLPELEDLTATDDLIGSFDLDYIEPENLLFQVGYLTIKETIEEERLILYKLSYPNKEVKISLNRVLFSYFTQLSSERPRLSLKMIEAVRERDFEKIKKTLESLYAGIPHDWFRKNELSRYEGYYASCFYAFLCGSGLEVIPEDITNKGQIDLTVIYRERAYLFEFKVVEGEEGEGKALAQLKEKGYHKKYDGSAKEIYLIGIEFSSRERNIKGFFWEKID; via the coding sequence ATGGAGAAAAACCTTCCCATCGGGATTTCAAGCTTTGAAAAGATTAGAAGTGAGCCCTATTATTATGTGGATAAAACCCCTTTTGTGGCAAAGCTTGTTGAAGAAGGAACTTATTATTTTCTCTCTCGCCCAAGGAGATTTGGAAAATCCCTTTTTGTGGACACCCTGAAGCAGGCCTTTCTTGGAAGAAAAGAGCTTTTTCAGGGGCTCTATCTTGAAAAGAACTGGGACTGGAGTGTTAAGTATCCAGTTATTCATATTGATTTTGGGGGAGGAGAGGTTAAAGGTATAGAAGCCCTTGAGAAATGGATACTTCAGCAACTTGAGGAACATCAAAATCTTTATGATATTACCTGCAAATGGAAAGATGATTATCATGCCTGCTTCAGGGAACTAATCCTAAAACTTTCTCAGAAATATGCATCTAAAGTGGTAGTTCTTGTTGATGAGTATGATAAACCTATTCTTGATTGTATTGAGGATAGAGAAACTGCAAAGGCAGTAAGAGATGTGCTTAAGAATTTTTATAGTGTCTTAAAGCCCCTTGATGCCCAGCTTAAATTTGTTTTCCTCACAGGAGTTTCAAAATTTTCAAAGGTATCCCTTTTTTCAGGGCTAAATCAGTTAAGGGATATTACTATAAGCAGGGAGTATGCAACTATCTGTGGATACACTCAGAAAGAGCTTGAAGAGGTCTTCAGAGAAGAATTAGAAGATAAAGACTTAGAGCTTATAAGATGCTGGTATAATGGTTATTCCTGGCTTGGGGAGCCTGTTTATAATCCCTTTGATGTGCTTCTCTATTTAGAGGAAAAACAATTTCACCCTTACTGGTTTGAGACAGGGACTCCAAGCTTTCTTGTAAAGCTTTTAATGGAGAAGCGTTTTTATCTTCCTGAGCTTGAAGACCTAACTGCAACTGATGACCTGATTGGCTCTTTTGACCTTGACTATATTGAGCCAGAAAACCTTCTCTTTCAGGTGGGTTATTTGACCATTAAAGAAACTATTGAAGAGGAAAGGTTAATTCTCTATAAGCTTTCTTATCCGAATAAAGAGGTAAAGATTAGTTTAAATAGAGTTCTTTTTTCTTATTTTACTCAGCTCAGTTCAGAAAGACCAAGGCTATCTCTTAAGATGATTGAGGCAGTGAGGGAGAGGGATTTTGAGAAGATAAAAAAGACTCTTGAGAGTCTTTATGCAGGGATACCCCATGATTGGTTCAGGAAAAATGAGCTTTCTCGTTATGAGGGGTATTATGCAAGTTGTTTTTATGCCTTTTTATGTGGATCAGGGCTTGAGGTAATCCCTGAGGATATAACAAATAAGGGGCAGATAGATTTGACGGTGATCTATAGGGAAAGAGCTTATCTTTTTGAGTTCAAGGTGGTTGAGGGAGAGGAGGGAGAAGGTAAAGCTTTAGCTCAACTTAAGGAGAAGGGTTATCACAAGAAGTATGATGGTTCAGCCAAGGAGATTTATCTTATCGGGATTGAGTTTTCTTCAAGGGAGAGGAATATCAAGGGCTTTTTCTGGGAAAAAATTGATTAG
- a CDS encoding DHH family phosphoesterase, translating to MGKRFKSNKERIQCFLKLFDKGDQVLILFWADPDALASAFALKKILQGRVSKVTLSAVNEIKRLNNLVMVEILKIPLTPFQREFLKIYQKIILVDSQPTHHEAFKEIQFTAVIDHHPVTEGWSAEYVDLRPNYGATSTILYEYLKTLRLKPNVFLSTALIYGIKTDTDNFKKSAQLQDVLAFQRLFKRMNKHLLNKIESSDLRRSELRYFKTALHNLKYQGNRAFTYLGKVSSPDVLVLVADFLNKVYETAWVFVAGEYKKNLIIIVRCDGYRKNAGKLVSKLFKNIGLAGGHREKARAEIPFANLSLEPEEFSTASLLKLFKKYFPSKGAKEKPSVDVPPI from the coding sequence TTGGGAAAGAGATTTAAATCAAATAAAGAGCGGATTCAGTGCTTTCTTAAGCTTTTTGATAAAGGGGATCAGGTTCTGATTCTCTTTTGGGCAGATCCTGATGCCTTAGCCAGTGCCTTTGCCTTAAAGAAGATTCTTCAAGGGCGGGTCTCAAAGGTCACCCTTTCAGCGGTAAATGAAATTAAACGCCTTAATAATTTGGTTATGGTGGAAATTTTAAAGATACCTTTAACTCCCTTTCAAAGAGAGTTTCTAAAAATTTATCAAAAAATCATTTTAGTAGACTCCCAGCCTACGCACCATGAAGCCTTTAAAGAAATTCAATTTACAGCAGTAATTGACCATCATCCAGTCACAGAAGGCTGGTCAGCAGAGTATGTGGACTTGAGACCAAATTATGGGGCTACCTCAACTATCCTTTATGAATATTTGAAGACCCTACGCTTAAAGCCCAATGTCTTTCTTTCTACTGCCCTTATTTATGGTATAAAAACAGATACGGATAACTTTAAGAAAAGTGCTCAACTTCAGGATGTCCTTGCCTTTCAGAGGCTTTTTAAAAGAATGAACAAACACCTTCTCAATAAGATTGAGTCCTCCGATCTCAGAAGATCAGAACTCCGTTATTTCAAAACCGCCCTTCATAATCTAAAATATCAGGGTAATCGGGCTTTTACATATCTTGGAAAGGTTAGCAGTCCTGATGTTTTAGTATTAGTGGCTGATTTTTTGAATAAGGTATATGAGACTGCCTGGGTCTTTGTGGCTGGTGAATATAAAAAAAATCTTATAATTATTGTGAGGTGTGATGGTTATCGTAAAAATGCAGGAAAACTTGTAAGCAAACTCTTTAAAAATATAGGTCTGGCAGGGGGACATAGAGAGAAGGCTCGGGCAGAAATTCCCTTTGCCAATCTTTCTCTTGAGCCAGAAGAGTTTAGCACAGCTAGCCTTCTTAAGCTCTTTAAAAAATATTTTCCCTCTAAAGGAGCAAAAGAGAAACCATCTGTTGATGTTCCTCCAATTTAA
- the obgE gene encoding GTPase ObgE, with protein sequence MARFVDQAKIYVKAGDGGSGCVSFRREKYVPRGGPDGGDGGDGGDVVLIADPQIHTLYDFHHQVHFRAENGRPGMGKKMKGRDGEDLILKVPVGTLVKDAETGEILGDLVKPGQRLVVAKGGKGGRGNAHFATPVRQAPRFAEPGTSGEERWLILELKLIADVGLVGFPNAGKSTLLSRISSAKPKIADYPFTTLEPNLGVVKLPDGETFIVADIPGLIEGAHLGIGLGHEFLRHIERTRVLLYILDLSREKEIWKDFKVLRKELEHYNPSLLQKDFLIALNKVDLVAPEGKKEKLKEIKKLFPENLREKILFLSAVTGEGLQELLYKLYPLVKRAREGEEKPWIEEMSI encoded by the coding sequence ATGGCTCGTTTTGTTGATCAGGCTAAAATTTATGTTAAGGCTGGAGATGGAGGCTCCGGCTGTGTAAGTTTTCGGAGGGAAAAGTATGTTCCCCGAGGAGGGCCAGATGGGGGTGATGGCGGGGATGGTGGAGATGTGGTTCTGATTGCAGATCCTCAGATTCATACCCTCTATGATTTTCATCATCAGGTGCACTTTCGTGCTGAAAATGGACGGCCTGGTATGGGAAAAAAGATGAAAGGCCGGGATGGTGAGGATCTTATCTTAAAAGTGCCTGTAGGAACATTGGTTAAAGACGCTGAAACAGGAGAAATTCTCGGGGATCTTGTAAAACCAGGGCAAAGGCTTGTGGTGGCAAAAGGAGGAAAGGGAGGAAGAGGTAATGCTCATTTTGCTACTCCTGTTAGACAGGCCCCTCGCTTTGCTGAACCTGGAACTTCAGGAGAGGAGCGCTGGCTAATTCTTGAACTTAAACTCATTGCTGATGTGGGCCTGGTAGGATTCCCCAATGCAGGGAAATCAACCCTTCTTTCCCGAATAAGCTCTGCTAAACCCAAAATTGCTGATTACCCCTTCACTACCCTTGAGCCTAATCTTGGAGTTGTTAAACTTCCAGATGGAGAAACCTTTATTGTGGCAGACATTCCAGGTCTTATTGAAGGGGCACATCTTGGTATAGGACTTGGACACGAATTTTTAAGACATATTGAAAGAACAAGGGTTCTTCTTTATATCCTTGACCTTTCCAGAGAAAAGGAGATCTGGAAAGATTTCAAGGTCCTAAGAAAGGAGCTTGAACATTATAATCCCAGCCTCTTACAAAAAGATTTTCTTATAGCCCTTAATAAGGTAGACCTGGTTGCACCCGAAGGAAAAAAAGAAAAATTAAAAGAGATTAAGAAACTATTTCCAGAGAACCTCAGAGAGAAAATTTTATTTCTATCAGCAGTAACTGGAGAAGGTCTTCAGGAGCTCCTTTATAAACTTTATCCTTTGGTAAAAAGGGCAAGAGAAGGGGAAGAAAAACCATGGATAGAAGAGATGAGTATTTAA